The sequence CGCCGCCAAACAAGGCGTTTTCTTTGAAATAAGCGTAGGTGCCCGAAGCGGCATTGCGACCGTACAGGCTGATCGCCCGATGTTGCCATTCGCCGGTCAGTCCCAAATCGCCCCAGGTGCGAATGGCGCGGCGGAGGCCCCCCTTGCGATGTTGCGAGTACATCGCATCGAGTTGCGGTAGCGTTAGATGCGGGATCGGATTGTCACGGTGCACATAGACTGCCAGCATGTCGATGGCCGCCGGCAGCAACACGGGCTTATAGCCGTATTTGGCGTCGAAGGCGTCGATCTCGCTGGCCTTCATGTCCCGGCTCATGGGTCCGAAAGTGGCCGTGCCGGCGATCAAGGCCGGCGGCGCCGTGGACGAACCCTTTCCTTCGATCTCGGCCCGCACGCTGGGGTAATATTGCTTGAACCCTTCGGCCCACAATGTCATCAGGTTGTTCATCGTGTCGGAGCCAACGCTCTTGATCGATCCCGACACGCCCGCGACGGGCAGATAACCCGGTAGCGCCGGATCAACAAGTGCGGCGGTCTCCGCGGCAGCGGCGACGGTAGATTCCGTTGCGGCTTGTAACCGTCCGTTATCCTCGGCTCTCGATGTTGCTGCACACACGCTAAGTGCTATCGCCAGCGCGAGCGTCGACACCGGAGGCAGCGAGAGCGATGGATTCATCCGGCAGAGCATGACACGGGCTCAGAGTGTGTCGACCGAGCGCTGGAAAAGCGCGTAGCCAAGGTAGGCGATG comes from Pirellulales bacterium and encodes:
- a CDS encoding PstS family phosphate ABC transporter substrate-binding protein; protein product: MLCRMNPSLSLPPVSTLALAIALSVCAATSRAEDNGRLQAATESTVAAAAETAALVDPALPGYLPVAGVSGSIKSVGSDTMNNLMTLWAEGFKQYYPSVRAEIEGKGSSTAPPALIAGTATFGPMSRDMKASEIDAFDAKYGYKPVLLPAAIDMLAVYVHRDNPIPHLTLPQLDAMYSQHRKGGLRRAIRTWGDLGLTGEWQHRAISLYGRNAASGTYAYFKENALFGGDYRESVIELPGSSSVVQAIGADTSAIGYSGIGFATANVRSVPLAVDDASSAVPPRPQFALTGEYPLARFLWIAVNYKPGSQMDPLRQEFIKYVYSAAGQSDVVKDGYYPVTPQIAQNALASVGLAE